The nucleotide window TTTATACACGTAATATCAGCTCCGTAGAACTTCGCAGCTTCAGCAAACCTTTCAGAGAAAACACCAAACACCGGAGACAACACCTTGTCACCTTTGTTTATTATATTTGAAACAGCACATTCTATACCGCCCGTGGCGGAACATGCGAGAACAAACACACTTTCATCGGTTTTAAGTAGCTTCCTAAATTTCTCCACTAGTGATGTGTAGAGCTCCTGGAGCTCGGGCCCTCTATGGCTAATCACCTGCTTAGACATGGCGGCCAGAACACGTTCGTGAAGCTCTGTAGGGCCGGGCGTTACTAGCAACATTGAGAATTTTAAAATGTTAAGGTATTTTAAATCTTTTACTTAAATGTCTTGCATTGTGCATGCACACTTCTGTGCGTGTAAACATTCTAATAATTTAAATAAAGGTTCTATGTGTTTTAAGCAATATGTCCTCCGAATATCGTAGTTTTTTAGAAGTTTCTTAAAGTACACTGAATGTACGTTTTTGTTCATCATCATAGGTGTTTCCATATTTGCACACAACGTTTATTAGAGGTCAAAATTCAAAAAAGAACTCATGCAGCGTAAGATAGTCCTTAGTGATGATGAAGTTCCAAAGGAATGGTATAATATACTGCCAGATCTTCCAAAACCTCTTCCTCCGCCAATAGACCCAGAGACGAGGTCTCCGGTCTCACCGGCAAAGCTTGAAAGGATTTTCGCGAAAGAACTACTCAAACAAGAAATGAGCGTAGAGAGATGGATTACAATACCTGAGGAGATAAGGGAAGTTTATTCTTTATGGAGGCCGACACCGCTGTACAGAGCAATAGGTCTTGAGAGGTATCTAAAGACACCAGCGAGGATCTACTATAAGTTCGAGGGTGTGAGTCCACCTGGCTCCCATAAACCCAACACAGCGGTCGCACAAGCTTACTATAACATGAAGGAGGGACAGGAAAGGTTGACCACGGAGACTGGTGCCGGTCAGTGGGGTTCTGCCCTTGCCTTTGGTTGCATGCTGTTCAACCTAAAGTGCACTGTTTACATGGTAAGAGCAAGCTATAACCAAAAACCTTACAGGAAGATAATGATGCAGGTATGGGGAGCGGAGGTACTACCGAGCCCTAGCGACAGAACAAACTTTGGCAGGAATGTATTGAAGAACGATCCACAGAATCCAGGAAGCTTAGGTATAGCAATAAGCGAAGCGATTGAAGATGCATTAACGCATGAGGGCACGAAGTATGCGCTGGGCAGTGTACTCAACCATGTTTTAATGCATCAGACAGTTCAAGGCCTCGAAGCGAAGAAGCAGCTAGAGATGTTGGACGAGTACCCCGACGTGGTGGCTGGTTGTGTCGGAGGTGGCAGTAGCTTCTCTGGTCTCTTTTGGCCATTCTACTACGACAAGGTAGCAAAGAAAGCCGAGAAGGATGTGGAGTTTATCGCAACTGAGCCTACAGCCTGCCCTACTTTAACTAAAGGTATATACACCTATGACCATGGTGATACGGCAAGATTGACACCGCTTCTAGCCATGTACACGGTCGGCTCAGACTTCGTACCGCCACCTATACATGCCGGAGGGTTAAGATATCACGGCGATGCACCAACACTCTGTTTACTCGCGAAAGAGGGACACGTTAAGGCAGTAGCCTACGACCAAGTGTCCGTTTTTGAGGCTGCAACGACATTCGCTAGGACAGAAGGTATCGTGCCTGCGCCAGAACCATCACACACGATAAGGTATGTAATAGATGAGGCCTTAAGATGCAAGAGGACGGGCGAAAAGAAGACAATACTCTTCAACCTTTGCGGTCACGGACATTTCGATATGCACGCTTACGATGAATTCCTTACAGGAAGGTTACCTAAATGGGAATATCCTGAGAGCGCAATAAAGAATTCCATAGAAAAGTTAAAGAAACTCTATCCGTGGATTGAAGAGCTGCCGTACTTGAGGTGAACCGTTTAGTGAATAACCCTCCGAAAGTCTTAATCTGCGACAAGGTCCATAAAGCTGGAATAGGGATATTAAAGGATGCAGGTTTTGATGTTACAATAGCTGATGGGATTTCGTACGAGGAGTTATTGAACGTTATTTCTGATTATGAAGTAGTAGTAGTCAGAAGCAGGACTAGAATAAGCAGAGATGTTATCAATGCTGCAAAGAATTTGAGGGTAATTGCAAGAGTTGGTGCTGGTACGGATAACATAGATGTTGATGCAGCCCGTGAACGAGGAATAGACGTAGTATGCGCCGGCGATGCTGTCGCAAATGCAACAGCCGAGTTAACCGTGGGTCTTATGCTGGCCCTATCACGAAATATATGCTTACTGAACGATGAAATGAAGAGGGGTGGTTGGCCAAAAGGAAAATGTGAGGGTGTAGAGTTAAAGGGTAAGACAGTAGGCATAATCGGCGCGGGACGGGTAGGTAGAAGGGTTGCAGAGTTGACTAAGGCCTTCGGCATGGAAGTACTGCTAAACGATGTGGTTCCAATACCTGATGATTTTTTAAAGAAAGTGTCAGGAAAAGTTCTCCCACTCATAGACCTTTTGAAAGTGTCGGATTACATAACGGTCCATGTTTCCTTAACACCTTCAACGAGGAAGTTGCTAAACAAGGATAACATGAGTTTCATAAAAGAAGGGGCATTTCTAGTCAATACGTCGAGGGGTGCTGTAATAGACGAAGACGCTCTTTATGAGGCTTTGGTAACTGGAAGGTTAAGAGGTGCTGCCTTGGACGTGTACAGCGTAGAACCTCCAGTTAACAGGAAACTACTCGAGCTTCCAAATGTTATATGCACGCCCCATATAGGGGCTCAGACATTAGAGGCTCAAGAAAGGGCCTCTGTTGAAATAGCATCAAAAATAATACGGCTCTTTTCGCACACAATAACCCGAACCCAGACCAACTAATTCTTATTATGTAGTATAAGGAGAACAAGATATCCGACCTTGAGAAGGGATTACGCAAAAAACCCTCTATGGAAGATTCTCGTAGATACCGTTAGGAACATGAGTCTATATCCCGTTCACAAGTCGTACGTTAGAGATAAAATACTCATGAACGAACCGTCCATAAGTGCAGAGGAACTTAGTGTGAGACTAGGTATACCATTGGGTGAGGCGATGGTCATTCTTGACGAGCTGAGGATGTATGCAGTAGATTTTGAAGAGGAACTCAAGAGTCCCTTACCTGTTGAACGAAAGTATAACCGCGTATGCCTAGGGGGTACTTTCGACATAGTCCATTATGGACACCTTGCATTATTTTTAACGGCTTTTAGAAGTGGTAAAAAAGTGATAGTAGGTGTCACCAGCGATGAACTTGCCAAGAAATTGGGCAAGACTCATGAGGTAAAGCCTTACAATGAACGTATGAGTAACTTGAAGAAGGTTTTAGAAAAATACGGCTGGATTAATGATGCAATAATAATTAAACTAGAAGACCCTTATGGCCCCTCGGTAACCGATGCTACTCTAGAGGCGATCGTTGTCAGTCCATTTAC belongs to Aigarchaeota archaeon and includes:
- a CDS encoding TrpB-like pyridoxal phosphate-dependent enzyme; amino-acid sequence: MQRKIVLSDDEVPKEWYNILPDLPKPLPPPIDPETRSPVSPAKLERIFAKELLKQEMSVERWITIPEEIREVYSLWRPTPLYRAIGLERYLKTPARIYYKFEGVSPPGSHKPNTAVAQAYYNMKEGQERLTTETGAGQWGSALAFGCMLFNLKCTVYMVRASYNQKPYRKIMMQVWGAEVLPSPSDRTNFGRNVLKNDPQNPGSLGIAISEAIEDALTHEGTKYALGSVLNHVLMHQTVQGLEAKKQLEMLDEYPDVVAGCVGGGSSFSGLFWPFYYDKVAKKAEKDVEFIATEPTACPTLTKGIYTYDHGDTARLTPLLAMYTVGSDFVPPPIHAGGLRYHGDAPTLCLLAKEGHVKAVAYDQVSVFEAATTFARTEGIVPAPEPSHTIRYVIDEALRCKRTGEKKTILFNLCGHGHFDMHAYDEFLTGRLPKWEYPESAIKNSIEKLKKLYPWIEELPYLR
- a CDS encoding D-2-hydroxyacid dehydrogenase produces the protein MNNPPKVLICDKVHKAGIGILKDAGFDVTIADGISYEELLNVISDYEVVVVRSRTRISRDVINAAKNLRVIARVGAGTDNIDVDAARERGIDVVCAGDAVANATAELTVGLMLALSRNICLLNDEMKRGGWPKGKCEGVELKGKTVGIIGAGRVGRRVAELTKAFGMEVLLNDVVPIPDDFLKKVSGKVLPLIDLLKVSDYITVHVSLTPSTRKLLNKDNMSFIKEGAFLVNTSRGAVIDEDALYEALVTGRLRGAALDVYSVEPPVNRKLLELPNVICTPHIGAQTLEAQERASVEIASKIIRLFSHTITRTQTN
- a CDS encoding phosphopantetheine adenylyltransferase, yielding MRRDYAKNPLWKILVDTVRNMSLYPVHKSYVRDKILMNEPSISAEELSVRLGIPLGEAMVILDELRMYAVDFEEELKSPLPVERKYNRVCLGGTFDIVHYGHLALFLTAFRSGKKVIVGVTSDELAKKLGKTHEVKPYNERMSNLKKVLEKYGWINDAIIIKLEDPYGPSVTDATLEAIVVSPFTTFRALEINNIRTESLMKPLDIIECPLILAEDGKPISSSRIIRGEITPEGRLIRP